ATGGTGGCGGTGGCCGTGGAGGCCAAACAGGTGCCAAAGGCGGTCACTGCGGCGGTCGAGCGGGCTAGTGTCGTCGCCGCGGCCGTGGCCGGTGCCCGCGACCTGGTCAACACCCCGGCCAATGACCTGACGCCGGCCGTTTTTGCCGAAGCCGCCGTAGCGGCGGCCAAGCCAGCCGGGGTGAGAGCCAAGACTGTCGACCTGCCGGGGCTATTGGAGGGCGGCTATGGCGGCATTGTGGCCGTTGGCCAGGGTTCAATCCACCCGCCCTACCTGGTCAAACTTAGCTACGCGCCGCTGCGGGCCAAGACCCATGTGGCGCTGGTCGGTAAGGGCATTACCTTCGATTCGGGCGGATTGTCAATCAAACCGGCCAGGTCTATGGACACGATGAAATCCGACATGGCTGGGGCGGCCGCTGTGCTACAAACCATTTGTGCTGCCGCCCAGCTGAAGCTGCCGGTCAAGGTGACGGGCTACTTGGCATTGGCCGAGAACATGCCTTCCGGCGCTGCCCAGCACCCCTCCGATGTCGTCACCATGAAATCCGGAACCACCGTCGAGGTCACTAACACTGACGCCGAAGGCAGGCTAATCCTGGCCGACGCGATTACCGCAGCCCTGGATGACAAACCTGACTCGATTATCGACATCGCGACCTTGACCGGCGCCCAAGCTGTCGCCCTGGGCGACCGGGTCAGCGCGGTAATGGGCACACCGGCGGTGCGTCAGGCTGTGGTCGAAGCCGCTGCCTTGGCCGGCGAGGCCTTTTGGCCGTTGCCACTACCTGAGGAACTAGGCGAACTGTTGAAGTCCGATGTCGCCGATCTGCTCAACACCAATCTGACCAAACCCAACGGTGGCGCCCTGACCGCCGGGCTGTTTTTGCAGCATTTTGTTGGCCAGGCCCCATGGGCGCATTTGGATATCGCCTCTACCGCGTTCAACCAGGCCGAGGCCTACGACTATGTGCCGACAGGCGGCACCGGTGTTGGGGTCAGAACACTACTGGCCTACCTGGCCGGCCAAGCCGCCATCGGCCGAAGCAAGCCGCTACCCCCACCACCCTCCTGACCTCCCCCTTCACGCGAGTCCAGGCTTTCGCACCACCCTTGCCGCCGCCCTTCCTCACGCGAGTCCAGGGTTTCGCACCACGCTCTGCCACCTTCCTCTCCACGCGAGTCCAGGGTTTCGCACCACGGTCTGCCACCTTCCTCTCCACGCGAGTCCGGGCTTTCGCACCACGGTCTGTCACCTTCCTCTCCAAGCGAGTCCAGGGTTTGACACGATGCTGCCAAACCCCAAACTCGCCGAAGGTGAGCTGGTCGGGACTACCTCGAGCCTGTTAGGTATGTCATCGGATCGACCACATCACCGCCACGCTGGATTTCGAAATGCAGGTGGCAGCCGGTCGAGGCACCGGTGGTACCGACACGGCCCACCACGCCGCCGCGCGCCAGGTTGTCACCAACTTTGACATCAAGGCCCTGGAGGTGGTTGTAGGTCGACATCATGACCGTCCCACTGACCGAGCCGTGGCTAAGCACCACTCGGTTGCCGTAACCCTGAGTTGATTTGGACTGCACCACCGTTCCGGCCGCCGTAGCCAATACCGGCACGCCACAGGCAGCCCCGTAGTCAACCCCGGCGTGGAAACGCACATCGCCGTAGATCGGGTGGACACGCGGCCCAAAGGGGGACGTCATCGGCGCTCCGGGCAGCGGATTCAGGAAGAATCTGTCGCCCAGCACGTGACCGGGCAGGAGGCTCTGGTTGGCGTAAAACTGGGCCAGTTCGGCCTGCAAGGCCTGGGCTTCGGCCTCAAGCTCGCGTTGGCGAGCCAGGTCAGCAGTCTTTTCGGCTTCGAGCCTTTGGCTCAAGGCGGTCATTGATTCAACCAACTCTTCTAGCTTCGCTTTGGCCGCTTCGGCCTCCTTTTGGGCTGCGGCCGCCTTGTCTAGCGCCTCTTCGGCTTGTTCGGTCAGCCGGGCCGCCTCTGCGGCCACAGCCTCCAGCCGGGCCTGGGCGTAACGGCCCGCGCCGCTGACTGCCTGGCTCTGCTTGAGAGTGGCGCCGCGCGATGCGGCCACTGCCTCACG
Above is a window of Micrococcales bacterium DNA encoding:
- a CDS encoding peptidoglycan DD-metalloendopeptidase family protein codes for the protein MPFKTRTVKAVVTAALTAAALVVPLGASYASANQGDQGPGQDLGQLLEDATPTLAAVYIDLANAEAQMEAAQKAVDDAMAQHAEAMREHAELSDALKSAESELDRLRPKIDSADASIDATKKALGYMARDAMSGAGMTDPGLAVTVGGQPLETALAKHMAREAVAASRGATLKQSQAVSGAGRYAQARLEAVAAEAARLTEQAEEALDKAAAAQKEAEAAKAKLEELVESMTALSQRLEAEKTADLARQRELEAEAQALQAELAQFYANQSLLPGHVLGDRFFLNPLPGAPMTSPFGPRVHPIYGDVRFHAGVDYGAACGVPVLATAAGTVVQSKSTQGYGNRVVLSHGSVSGTVMMSTYNHLQGLDVKVGDNLARGGVVGRVGTTGASTGCHLHFEIQRGGDVVDPMTYLTGSR
- a CDS encoding leucyl aminopeptidase, which codes for MSLQAVGAKPANLVADAVALVCSEGSAPSALGPDALEVLGWLGFSGRAGQVVVVPARAFAVELAAPVVAVAGLGPVSQSEPGHEQLRRAAGTAVRSLAGRATVGLAFGYDSPEQAGAIAEGAAMGGYAFSQYRAADPAPPSTVMVAVAVEAKQVPKAVTAAVERASVVAAAVAGARDLVNTPANDLTPAVFAEAAVAAAKPAGVRAKTVDLPGLLEGGYGGIVAVGQGSIHPPYLVKLSYAPLRAKTHVALVGKGITFDSGGLSIKPARSMDTMKSDMAGAAAVLQTICAAAQLKLPVKVTGYLALAENMPSGAAQHPSDVVTMKSGTTVEVTNTDAEGRLILADAITAALDDKPDSIIDIATLTGAQAVALGDRVSAVMGTPAVRQAVVEAAALAGEAFWPLPLPEELGELLKSDVADLLNTNLTKPNGGALTAGLFLQHFVGQAPWAHLDIASTAFNQAEAYDYVPTGGTGVGVRTLLAYLAGQAAIGRSKPLPPPPS